The Falco cherrug isolate bFalChe1 chromosome 15, bFalChe1.pri, whole genome shotgun sequence genome includes a region encoding these proteins:
- the LOC102047808 gene encoding protein Wnt-11b-like isoform X1, producing MGHPTAAAVLLCHLGLSTAIQWLGLTESSSGVAWNESHHCRLLAGLVPDQFQMCRRNLEVMHSIVRAARRTKSVCQKTFADMRWNCSSIQHAPSFGPDLLKGTRESAFVYALAAAAVTHSIAQACSSGELPLCSCGSVPSEVPGLDFRWGGCGDNLHYGLQLGSAFADSPLKSSKLGTQALKAMNLHNNVVGRQVLSDSLDTKCKCHGVSGSCSVKTCWKGLPNLDEIASDLKSKYLAAVRVTHRLIGPRKQLIPKGMDVRPVKETDLVYLISSPDYCTLNLHLGSLGTHDRQCNKTSVGSDSCNLMCCGRGYNTYTEEVVERCHCKYHWCCYVMCKKCQRKVERYVCK from the exons ATGGGTCACCCCACGGCCGCTGCCGTGCTGCTCTGCCATCTGGGGCTCTCCACGGCCATCCAGTGGCT cGGGCTGACGGAGAGCAGTAGCGGGGTCGCCTGGAATGAAAGCCACCACTGccggctgctggctgggctggtgccCGACCAGTTCCAGATGTGCCGCAGGAACCTGGAGGTCATGCACAGCATCGTCCGGGCTGCCCGCCGGACCAAGAGCGTCTGCCAGAAGACCTTCGCAGACATGAGGTGGAACTGCTCCTCCATCCAGCATGCCCCCAGCTTCGGCCCTGACCTGCTGAAAG gAACCAGGGAATCCGCCTTTGTCTACGCCCTGGCTGCCGCTGCCGTCACACACTCCATCGCCCAAGCCTGCAGCTCAGGAGagctccctctctgctcctgcGGCTCTGTCCCCTCCGAGGTCCCCGGGCTGGACTTCAggtggggtggctgtggggacaaCCTGCACTACGGCCTCCAGCTTGGCTCCGCTTTTGCTGACAGTCCTTTAAAATCCAGCAAGTTGGGGACACAAGCGCTCAAGGCCATGAATCTGCATAACAACgtggtgggcaggcag GTGCTGAGTGACTCCCTAGATACCAAGTGTAAATGCCATGGTGTTTCAGGCTCCTGTTCGGTGAAGACCTGCTGGAAGGGACTGCCAAACCTAGATGAAATTGCCTCTGACCTCAAGTCCAAGTACCTGGCAGCCGTCAGGGTGACCCACCGGCTCATAGGGCCCAGGAAGCAGCTGATACCCAAAGGAATGGATGTCAGGCCAGTGAAAGAGACGGATCTAGTTTATCTCATCAGCTCTCCCGACTACTGCACACTGAATCTCCACCTGGGGTCTCTGGGGACACATGATAG GCAGTGCAACAAGACCTCCGTGGGCAGTGACAGTTGCAACCTGATGTGCTGTGGCCGTGGCTACAACACCTACACGGAGGAGGTGGTGGAGAGGTGTCACTGCAAGTATCACTGGTGCTGCTACGTGATGTGCAAGAAGTGTCAGCGGAAGGTGGAGAGATACGTCTGTAAATAA
- the LOC102047808 gene encoding protein Wnt-11b-like isoform X2 gives MCRRNLEVMHSIVRAARRTKSVCQKTFADMRWNCSSIQHAPSFGPDLLKGTRESAFVYALAAAAVTHSIAQACSSGELPLCSCGSVPSEVPGLDFRWGGCGDNLHYGLQLGSAFADSPLKSSKLGTQALKAMNLHNNVVGRQVLSDSLDTKCKCHGVSGSCSVKTCWKGLPNLDEIASDLKSKYLAAVRVTHRLIGPRKQLIPKGMDVRPVKETDLVYLISSPDYCTLNLHLGSLGTHDRQCNKTSVGSDSCNLMCCGRGYNTYTEEVVERCHCKYHWCCYVMCKKCQRKVERYVCK, from the exons ATGTGCCGCAGGAACCTGGAGGTCATGCACAGCATCGTCCGGGCTGCCCGCCGGACCAAGAGCGTCTGCCAGAAGACCTTCGCAGACATGAGGTGGAACTGCTCCTCCATCCAGCATGCCCCCAGCTTCGGCCCTGACCTGCTGAAAG gAACCAGGGAATCCGCCTTTGTCTACGCCCTGGCTGCCGCTGCCGTCACACACTCCATCGCCCAAGCCTGCAGCTCAGGAGagctccctctctgctcctgcGGCTCTGTCCCCTCCGAGGTCCCCGGGCTGGACTTCAggtggggtggctgtggggacaaCCTGCACTACGGCCTCCAGCTTGGCTCCGCTTTTGCTGACAGTCCTTTAAAATCCAGCAAGTTGGGGACACAAGCGCTCAAGGCCATGAATCTGCATAACAACgtggtgggcaggcag GTGCTGAGTGACTCCCTAGATACCAAGTGTAAATGCCATGGTGTTTCAGGCTCCTGTTCGGTGAAGACCTGCTGGAAGGGACTGCCAAACCTAGATGAAATTGCCTCTGACCTCAAGTCCAAGTACCTGGCAGCCGTCAGGGTGACCCACCGGCTCATAGGGCCCAGGAAGCAGCTGATACCCAAAGGAATGGATGTCAGGCCAGTGAAAGAGACGGATCTAGTTTATCTCATCAGCTCTCCCGACTACTGCACACTGAATCTCCACCTGGGGTCTCTGGGGACACATGATAG GCAGTGCAACAAGACCTCCGTGGGCAGTGACAGTTGCAACCTGATGTGCTGTGGCCGTGGCTACAACACCTACACGGAGGAGGTGGTGGAGAGGTGTCACTGCAAGTATCACTGGTGCTGCTACGTGATGTGCAAGAAGTGTCAGCGGAAGGTGGAGAGATACGTCTGTAAATAA